The following coding sequences lie in one Gouania willdenowi chromosome 5, fGouWil2.1, whole genome shotgun sequence genomic window:
- the srgap2 gene encoding SLIT-ROBO Rho GTPase-activating protein 2 isoform X3 — MEAKTVRFLYSQRCKEIRAQLVEQLKCLDQQCELRVQLLQDLQDFFRKKAEIEMDYSRNLEKLAERFLTKTRSTKDHLLKKEQSILSPVNCWNLLLLQVKRESRDRATLSDLYLNNIIPRFAQVSEDSGRLFKKSKEVGVQLQEDLMKVLNELYTVMKTYHMYNTDSINAESKLKEAEKQEEKQMGRSSRQDDRQTPRSPDTLASIKSDEKPVRRSSVKKIEKMKEKRQAKYTENKLKAIKARNEYLLALEATNSCVFKYYIHDLSDIIDCCDLGYHASLHRALRTYFSAEQNVETSKHTGLETLEGAAESLEPNGDKQKLMESYNNVFCPPARFDFQSHMGDTMGVMCAQQPLEGELLQRCQQLQSRLSTLKIENEEVKKTMEATVSTIQDMVTVEDYDVSECFHHSNSMESVKSTFSESYLSKPSLAKRRANQQETEQFYFTKLKEFLEGRNLITKLEAKHDLIEKTLGESQKTDCCLASGRRNSALRKQESSEAIPLMVKSCIRFISCHGLQHEGIFRVSGSQVEVNDIKNAFERGEDPLAGDQNDHDMDSIAGVLKLYFRGLDHALFPKEVFHDLISCVSMESLQERAVHIKKILQSLPSKTLIIMRYLFAFLNHLSQYSEENMMDPYNLAICFGPTLMSVPEGHDQVSCQAHVNELIKTIIIHHDTIFPGPQDLRGPIYTVPGAGDDFCEPPLVEEPAPDTVAVGRNSDDGSLAVSECDPVEAIARFDYTGRTSRELSFKKGASLLLYQRASDDWWEGRHNGVYGLVPHQYIVLQDMSDLGRGSPKPELDTRDLLEERVSTRGSAASPTGAHVADIYLANLNKMRKRPESSGIRRALRSEGDGTSPGTSGGGGGVRTASLPVGGALVKEAGDKRPLSAHSILNSVTRHSSLKTKVESPQIRKSTPAGRSKSFSNHRPLEPEVIAQVDLSSKDMERTMSEFSKLELQGTSKHTYAPDVVLDTLEQLKGVCGGGGGASEPSSPLHSRLLRDSDGVSSHAHPLQRSASSASDVPSSFRPTKSQARSPLPSATSPSLSSSALSSSVPSFRELRPPATRPKPVVFPKGGGGSGSPAMGSPTSTVPPPTPPPSLAGHAHHLPQAPPPPPSQSNDKSCPA; from the exons aaaGGAACAGAGCATTTTATCGCCGGTGAACTGCTGGAACCTGCTGCTGCTTCAGGTGAAGAGAGAGAGTCGCGACCGTGCCACTCTGTCCGATCTCTACCTCAACAACATCATACCTCGCTTTGCACAGGTCAGCGAGGACTCAGGACGCCTCTTCAAGAAg AGCAAAGAGGTCGGTGTACAGCTGCAGGAGGATTTGATGAAAGTTCTCAACGAGCTCTACACG GTGATGAAGACGTATCACATGTACAACACTGACAGCATCAATGCTGAGTCTAAGCTGAAGGAGGCGGAGAAGCAGGAGGAGAAACAGATGGGACGCTCTAGTCGACAGGACGACCGTCAGACGCCGCGCTCCCCTGACACGCTGGCTAGCATCAAGAGTGATGAGAAACCTGTCCGACGCTCCAGCGTCAAGAAAATCGAAAAGATGAAGGAGAAG AGACAAGCCAAGTACACAGAGAACAAGCTGAAGGCCATCAAAGCCAGGAATGAGTACCTGCTTGCACTGGAGGCCACCAACAGCTGTGTCTTCAAATATTACATTCATGACCTCTCCGACATCATTGAT TGCTGTGACCTGGGTTACCATGCCAGCCTGCACCGAGCCCTAAGGACCTATTTCTCAGCAGAGCAGAATGTAGAGACGTCCAAACACACAGGCCTGGAGACACTGGAGGGAGCTGCAGAGAGTCTGGAGCCCAATGGGGACAAACAGAAACTGATGGAGAGCTACAACAATGTCTTCTGCCCACCTGCTCGCTTTGACTTTCAGTCACACATGGGAGATACG atgGGAGTCATGTGTGCACAGCAGCCACTAGAAGGCGAGTTGCTGCAGAGGTGTCAGCAGCTACAATCTCGCCTTTCCACACTGAAGATTGAGAATGAAGAG GTAAAGAAAACCATGGAGGCCACTGTGTCCACCATCCAGGACATGGTGACAGTGGAGGACTACGACGTCTCAGAGTGCTTTCACCACAGCAACAGCATGGAGTCGGTCAAGTCTACATTCAGTGAATCTTATCTCAGCAAACCCAGCCTGGCCAAACGTCGGGCCAATCAGCAGGAGACGGAGCAGTTTTACTTTACT AAGCTGAAAGAGTTTTTGGAAGGAAGGAATCTGATCACCAAGCTGGAGGCAAAACATGACCTTATTGAGAAGACCCTGGGAGAAA GTCAGAAGACTGACTGTTGCCTTGCCAG TGGACGAAGAAACTCAGCATTACGGAAACAG GAGTCAAGCGAAGCCATTCCTCTGATGGTTAAAAGCTGCATCCGCTTCATCAGTTGCCATG GTCTGCAGCATGAGGGTATCTTCAGAGTGTCAGGCTCTCAAGTGGAAGTCAACGACATCAAGAATGCCTTTGAGAGGG GTGAAGACCCACTGGCAGGAGACCAGAACGACCACGACATGGACTCCATCGCCGGTGTACTGAAGCTGTACTTCAGGGGTTTGGACCACGCCCTTTTCCCCAAAGAGGTCTTCCATGACCTCATATCCTGTGTCT CAATGGAGAGTCTTCAGGAGCGAGCGGTCCATATTAAGAAGATCCTGCAGTCCCTGCCAAGTAAAACCCTCATCATCATGAGATACCTGTTTGCCTTCCTCAACCA TCTGTCTCAGTACAGTGAGGAAAACATGATGGACCCCTACAACCTTGCCATCTGCTTCGGCCCCACCCTCATGTCTGTCCCAGAAGGCCACGACCAGGTCTCCTGCCAGGCCCACGTCAATGAACTCATCAAGACCATCATCATCCACCATGACACCATCTTCCCTGGGCCTCAGGACCTGCGGGGCCCCATCTACACTGTTCCTGGGGCAGGAGATGACTTCTG TGAGCCCCCCCTCGTAGAAGAGCCTGCACCTGACACTGTCGCTGTCGGCCGCAACAGTGATGATG GCTCCTTGGCTGTTTCAGAGTGCGACCCCGTGGAAGCCATCGCTCGGTTCGACTACACCGGCCGAACCAGTCGCGAGTTGTCTTTTAAGAAAGGCGCCTCCCTGCTTCTGTACCAGCGAGCATCAGACGACTGGTGGGAGGGACGGCACAACGGAGTATATGGACTGGTGCCGCATCAGTACATTGTGCTTCAAGACat GTCTGATTTGGGACGTGGAAGTCCAAAGCCTGAGTTGGATACCAGGGACCTGCTGGAGGAAAGGGTGTCGACACGAGGCAGCGCTGCTTCTCCCACTGGAGCGCATGTGGCAGATATCTACCTGGCCAACCTCAACAA AATGAGGAAGCGTCCAGAGTCCAGTGGTATCCGGAGAGCGTTACGATCCGAGGGTGACGGCACAAGTCCAGGGACCAGCGGAGGGGGAGGAGGCGTGAGAACAGCTTCTCTTCCTGTGGGCGGAGCTCTGGTAAAGGAAGCGGGAGACAAACGACCACTCAGTGCACACAGCATCCTGAACTCGGTCACACGCCACTCCTCCCTTAAGACAAAG gTGGAAAGTCCACAGATACGTAAAAGTACTCCTGCTGGGCGCTCCAAGAGTTTCAGTAACCACCGACCTTTGGAGCCTGAGGTCATAGCCCAGGTGGACCTCAGTTCAAAG GACATGGAGAGAACCATGAGTGAGTTCAGTAAGCTGGAACTTCAGGGCACGTCCAAACACACGTATGCTCCCGACGTTGTCCTGGACACACTGGAGCAGCTGAAAGGCGTGTGTGGCGGTGGGGGCGGAGCTTCAGAGCCTTCTAGCCCTCTCCATTCCCGCCTGCTGCGAGACAGCGACGGGGTTTCCTCACACGCTCATCCCCTCCAACGCAGCGCCTCCTCCGCCAGCGACGTGCCGTCGTCCTTCCGCCCCACCAAGAGTCAGGCACGAAGCCCCCTGCCCTCTGCTACATCCCCCTCCCTGTCCTCGTCCGCCCTCTCCTCATCAGTGCCCTCCTTCAGAGAGCTGAGACCCCCGGCAACGAGGCCCAAGCCTGTGGTGTTCCCAAAGGGCGGGGGAGGGAGTGGCAGCCCTGCAATGGGCTCCCCGACCTCCACCGTCCCTCCTCCTACACCTCCGCCTTCACTGGCAGGACACGCACATCATCTTCCTCAAGCCCCTCCTCCGCCCCCGTCCCAGTCCAATGACAAATCTTGTCCAGCTTAG